The window CGGGTCGTTGAGCTCGTAGCCGCGGCGGACGGTCTGGGCTTGCTTCCAGGTGCCAGTGTGCGGGTAGATGGAGTAGACGAAGTGCTGGTGGCCGCGGTCGGCTTCGGCGTCAGGCCAAGTGGGGGAGCGGAGGAGGGTGATGCGAAGGGTGTTGCCGACGGCGTCGTAGCCGTACTTGGAGTCGTTGAGGATGGAGACGCCTTGCTTGTCGTCGCCGAGGTCGGCCCAGCGCATGGCTGGGACTTCGAACTGGGCTTTCTCCCAGGAGTTGTTGCGCGTGGTGGGACGCTCGATGGAGCCGTAGGGGATTTCGTATGTTGCCTTGCCGCTGGTTGCGGCTAGTGGGAAGGCGGCTTTCAGGAGGACGTGGGTCTCGTGCCAGTCGATGTCGTTGGTGATGTCGACGTGGTCGGCCCCGGCGTCGAGGGAGATGCTTTGGGTAAAGGTGGATTTTTGCCAGTGGCGAGAGATGAGGATGGTCTTGCGGAGGGGGCTGTACCGGACGACGTGGATGGAGTCGACGTGATCGATGATGGATGGGGCTTTATCGAGGGTGCCGGGATCGATGTTCCAGGCGTCGTATTGTTTCGGAGTGTCGGCGAAGGCTTGGAGCTGGTTGCCGCAGGAGTTGGGGGCGAGGTACTTGTGGGCCATCGCAGGGTCGCTGATTTGGGTGATGCAGCCAGTCTTCGGGTCGATGGTCACCTTGAGCTTGTCGTTGGCGAGAGTCAAGTCGGCGGGAGCGTTTTCGTAGCCGCGCGCTTGCTGAGGTGACGACGAAGCGGTTGCGTGCAGGACGGTGAAGCCGAGCGCGGGTACATCGACCGTGGCGAGCACGGTGTGCTCTCGGATATTTGTCCCTTCGTTCAGGTCTTCGTAGGGGAGCTTGTTGCCGGCGTCATCGGCGAGAGTGAGTTCCCCGGCCTCGGGCGTTTGCAAGTTGATTTGGATTGTCTCTTTGCGTGGCCATGCGAGCGTGTTTGTGACGAGAAGCGGTACGCCGGGTTGTTTTGCCGTGTCGATTTGGTTTGCGAGGGTCTCGCGTGCGGCGTTGGTGATGAGTGCGTCGGAGTTGAAGACTTCGGTGTATTCGCGTTGGGCGTCTTTGTAGATGATGGCGATGCCGGAGCCGGCGGCGAGGTCGTGGAAGCCGTTGAAGGTGATTTTTTTCCAGTTGTCGGTGAGTTCGGCGTTGGGGTAGGGTTGGCCGTCGAGCCACGCGAGGGAGGCTAGTTTTTCGGCGTCGAGGGTGGCGACTTCGCTGGTGCGCATGTTGCGCTTGTGCGCGGCCTGCGTGGTGTAGACGCCGCGGTGGTACTCGAAGTAGAGCTCGTCTTTCCAGGTGGGGATGCCTAGCGCGCCATTCGCCGATGGTGGGGCGGTGTAGCCCTTGGCGATGGAGTCGTAGTCCCATGTTGGAGAGGTGGGGTTGAGGTTTTTTTCTACGCTGGTGAAGTAGTTTTGCGCGGTGTGGTAGCGCATGGTGGGGACGGCGTCTTGTTTTCCGGCGGCGATCCAGTGGTCCGCCTGGTCGAGCATGGCGCGGGTGGGGCCGCCGCCGTGGTCGCCGATGCCGTAGAGGTCGAGCATTTCGGTGGTGCCGGGGTTGCGGTCGGCGGACTCGGCGAAGTCAGCGGAGATGCGGGAGGGCAGGACGTTGTCGTGGACGTAGTCGGTGGGGAAGTAGGTGAGGACTTTGCTGCCGTCGGGCGACTCCCACCAGAAGAGGCGGAAGGGGAGCTGGTTGGTATCGTTCCAGTGCATCTTTTGCGTGACGAAGTAGTCGAGGCCGGAGCGCTTGTAGATCTGGGGTGTCTGCCAGTTGTAACCGAAGGAGTCGGGGTTCCAGCCGATGCGCGCGACGACTCCATATTGGTCGTGGAAGACGCGTTGGCCGATGAGGAGCTGGCGTACCTGCGATTCGCCGTCGGGAAGGTTGAGGTCGGGTTCGACCCACATGCCGCCGACGATCTCCCAGCGTCCTTCTTTGACGCGCTGCTTGATTTGGTCGTTGAGGGCGGGGTATTTTTCGGCCATCCACTCGGTGTACTGCGCGGCGGATTGCGAGAAGGTGTAGTCGGGGTACTCGTTCATGAGCTGAAGCGCGGTGGTGAAGGTGCGCTTGACGACGTCGATGGTTTCGCTTTTGGGCCAGAGCCAGGCGGCGTCGATGTGGGAGTTTCCGGCCAGGTCGATCTTTGCTTGCGAGAGGACGGGATGGAGGGGGGTGAGGATCTCTTGCGCTTTGCGAAGGGATTTGTCGAAGGCGGCCTGGTCACCGGCGGCGAGAGCGTTGGTGTCGATGGTAGCGACGGCCTCTTCTACCTTGGGCAGGAGGTCTTTGCGTGGCGTGGGGAGCGCGGGGAGGAGATTGGCGGCGGTGATGCACTGGATGCGGATGTCGTCGGGCGACGGGCGGCCGTTGGTGGCGTTGGGATTGGGCTCAATGTCAAGGCGGACGTCGGAGAAGCTCTTGTCGTCGACGGTCTGAAGGAGCTTGACGGCTACGAGGATCTTGTCGCCGGGCCTGGCGGATTCGAAGAGGACGATGGGCTCGAGGTCTTCGCCGAGAGCGACGCGTTTGCCGTTGAAGTAGACGATCTCGGGGACGGCGCCGTTGGCGTAGGAGCGGAACTGGAAGGAGACGCGGGAGCCGGTGATGTCATAGCCGTTGAGGGTCTTGGGGACTTCGATGGTGCGGCGGTACCAGACGGCCTCGTGCGGGGCCTTTGATTTTGTCTGCACGAGGGTCCAGGAGGAGTCGTCGAGGGTGGTGGATTCACCGTGGGGGATGTCGCCGACGTGGAAGCGCCAGTCGCCTGCCGGGAGGGAGTTGAGAGTTTCGAGGGTGTGGAGCTTGGCGATCGCGGAGGGGGAGAGGTTTTTCTGTTCGCGGATCGGGGTGAAGGATTGTGCGAAGAGCATGGCAGAGGAGAGCAGGAGGGCGAGCGAGAGCTGGCGAAGACGCATAAAGGCAAGGGTAGCAAATGAGCAGGTGGGTCACAACGACCTGAGCTGTCGTGGCGCGTAGGTAGGAGCTGGTCTGCAGAACCTCAGAGCAGCGATCGCAGGTGGCGCTGATCGAGAATCAGGTGGTCAGATCGTGGATTGCGGCTTTGGGCGCGTTGGTCTTGACGGACTCGATGCCGCCGTCGCGGGCGGTGGTGGTGGTATAGGTTTCGCTGGTGCCGATGACCTGGTGATTGGCGGCTTTGAGGTTGAACATATACTGACCGTTCTTGGTGTCCTTACGCTCGTAGTTGCTGTCGGTTGGTGCGTTTTTCTTGACGGACTCGATGCCGTTTTCGGCTGAGGACTTTGCGACGTACATCTCGCTGGCCAGAATAATCTGTCCGTTGCTGGCCTTTAGATGGAAGTAGAACTCGCCGTCCTTCGCCTTCTTGATCTCGAACGTACCTGACATGATCTCTCCTCGGATGGGAACGTTTTTTTTGAAGGGGCCCGTGATTCGTTGAACAGGATTGTAGCGGTTCCTCAAGACTGCGCGTGAATTGTTTGATGGTTTTTTTATTTCATGGATTGTGCGTTTCGCGTTGCGTGGTGGCTGACGGACGCATGCGCTGGTAGTCTTTCGCTCATGATTAATTTCAGAGAACGTGCGACAGCAGTTTTTGGGTTGGGCTTTGTAGGCTTTGTGATCGTGGGGACGGTGGCGGCGCAGAGTTCGCTGCCTGCGGCTAGTGTGAGTCAAATTGATGCGGCGGCTGCTTCGGTGATGACGGCTACGGGGGTTCCGAGTGCGTCGGTTGCCGTGGTGCAGGGTGGCAAGATTGCCTTTGTGAAGGCGTACGGGAAGGCGCGGCTGGAGCCGGTAATGATGGCAGAGCCGGGGATGCAGTATTCGATCGGGTCGGTCAGCAAACAGTTCACGGCGGCGCTGATTCTGCTGCTGGTGCAGGATGGGAAGGTGAAGCTGGATGATCCGGTGGGGAAGTATCTGCCGGAGCTGACACGGGCGAATGAGGTGACGGTGCGGCAGGTTCTGTCGATGACGTCGGGATATCAGGACTTCTGGCCTGAGGACTATGTGATGACGTCGATGATGAAGCCGACGAATCCGCAGCAGATTCTCGATGTGTGGGGAAAGAAGGCGCTGGACTTTGAGCCGGGGACGAAGTGGCAGTATTCGAATACGAACTATGTGATTGCGGGGCGGATCGCGGAGATTGTGCCCGGTAAGCCGCTGATTGAGCAGTTGCAGGAGCGGATCTTTCGGCCGTTGAAGATGACGGGAGTTTTCAATTCAGATGCGAGCAGGTTACCGGCGAGCGATCCGACGGGGTACTACCAGCATGCACTGGGGCCGCTGCGTCCGGCGCCGCAGGAGGGCACGGGGTGGATGTTTGCCGCAGGTGAGTTGGCGATGCCTGCGAGTGATCTGGCATTGTGGAATATCAGCCTGATGAATCGTGCGCTGCTCGCGCCGGCTTCGTATGACGAGATGTTTCGTGAGGTGAAGCTGAAGGACGGGAGTGGGACGCACTATGGGTTGGGCGTGTTTGTTGGAGAGCAGAGCGGGCATCCGGCGGTGTGGCATAGCGGCGAGGTATCAGGATTTGTCTCGCAGAATACGGTGTTTCCCGATGACAAGGTCGCGGTGACTGTGTTGACGAATGAAGATGCCTCGAGCGCTGCGGGCGCGCTGGCGCAGAAGATCGAGTCGGTGTTGCTGGGTGGGGCTGAAGGGAGTAGCGAGTCGGCAGCGGCGGAGGAGCGGGCGTTGAAGATCTTTTCCGGACTGCAGGAGGGCAGGATTGACCGCTCGCAGTTGACGGCGTTTTGCGATGCTTATTTTACGACGGAGGCGGTGCAGGACTTTGCAACAAGTCTGAAGCCGTTGGGCACGCCGAGCAGCTTCAAGCAGGTCGTTGAGGAGCAGCGGGGTGGGATGACCTTCCGGGTTTTCAAGGTTGGTTTTGCTGGTAAGCAGGTGCGGGTGACTACTTACGAGGAGCCTGACGGCAAGTTCGAGCAATACCTGGTGATTCCGGCGGGAGGCTAGTTTCTCCGTTTGCCAGCAGTTCGATTGTCCACATTGAGACGTGCGGAGCAATGAAGGATAATAGGTCGTGCATGAGACGCGCCGGCAGAGCGGAAGCGCCTTAAATGATTTCTTTGTTTGGTTTGCCGTCTGCGGCGTTTCTTCCTCGGTTCGAAATTCTAAGAATGGATGCGAATGATGGAACTTTGGACCGAATACGAAGGCAGAACGATCGATGGGACCTTTCGGCTCACCAAGCTGATACGCCCCGAGGGCCGGAGCGCGTTTTTTTCGACCTCGAATGGGACCGGGGTTCCGACGGTTATACGGCTGATCGAATCTCACTTCGACGATGACGAGATTCTGGCGCGGTGGCGGGGCGTTCAGGCGCTGGACCATGTGAATCTCATCAAGCTGAAGAGCTTTGGACAGGTCACGGTGGACGAGACTTCGCTGGTTTATGCGGTGATGGAGCCGGTGGAGGCGAACCTGGGAGAGATTCTGGCCGAGCGGCGGCTGACTGTAGTCGAGACCAAACAGGTTGCAACGAGTCTGGTGTCGGCGCTTGAAGCACTGCATTCGAACGGCTTTGTACACGAGCATATCGAGCCGGCGAATGTGCTGGCGGTTGGTGAGGAGATCAAGCTGCGGAGCGACTGCATTCGGGAGACACCTGAAGGCGATGAAGGCAGCGAACTTAAGAGATGGGATGTGTACGATCTCTCTGTTGTGTTCCTGCAGGCGTTGACGCAGCACAAGACACTGGAGGAGGCAGAGCGCGAGCTTCCGCTGCAGGCGCCGTTCGATGAGATCGTTCGTAAGGGGATGAGTGGGGAGTGGGGGCTGGCCGAGATTGCGGCAGCGCTCAATCTGAAAGCAGATGTGCCGCCGGTTGTGCGTGCCTCCGCTGCGGAGCCAAAGGTTGAGGTGGAGCGGCCTGTTGCTTCGTTGCCCGAGACGAAGCCGATGGCTGCGAGAGGTGTTCCTGTTCGAGTGGATGAGGTGGATGGCGAGCCGCGAGGTATTGAAGTGCGGCGGCTGGTCATTGGTGTTGGAGCGATGCTCCTGCTGTTGGTGGTCTGGTTTTTTGTGCATGGCAGGGCGAAGTCGAATGGAGCTGTGCCGCAGACGGTTGCTGCGCCATCGGTCGCTCAGGGGAGCGATGCTGCTGCGCCGAGTACTACTCCAACAACGGAGGCACCTGCTGCTGTGCCGGATGCAGGTCCTGCTGCCGCAGCGCCGGCGAGTGTTCCTTCTCCTTCGGTGCCGGTGACGGGCGATGCTCGAGGACAGTGGCGAGTGGTGGCGTATACGTATAACCGTGAGGCACAGGCGCAGCAGAAGGCAGCGAGTGTCGCGGCGAAGCATCCAGAGCTGAAGCCTGAGGTGTTTACGCCGAATGGACACGCGCCGTATCTGGTGGCGGTTGGTGGAACGATGAGCCGGGATGAGGCGTTTGCGCTGGTGAAGAAAGCGAAGGCGCAAGGGGCGCTGCCTCGCGATAGTTATGCTCAGAACTATCGCCGGTAGAGGCTTCATGATTTAAGTGCTCGACTGTGTTGGGCTTTGCAGAGATACTGCGGAGATGAATGTGTCTCAGCGCGGCGGTGTTGTGAACGATCGTCGAAGATCGAGAGTTCGACGATGCCGCTGATCATCCCCGCAGCTATGTCTGCCGCTTCACAGCGAGGGCGCTTCTTTGACTCCGATTTATCCCCGCGGGCGGTTTTGATTGGGTTGATGTTGCTGGTCAGTTGTCTGTACTTCAATCTCGCGGAGACGTCTTATCTCGACGACTTTCGCGCTTTTTATGTTGCGGGGATGGCGACGCACGATCATCTTGATCCCTATGTGAATCATGTCGATCTGGATGAACGATATGCTGACGCGCTTTGGGTGCGCGCTGATAGCCGTTATATCTATCCGCCTACGGCTTTGTTTTTTTTATCTCCTCTTAGCAGACTGCCTTACAAATATGCAAAGCTTCTGTTCGCGATGCTTATGGTGTTGACGATGGTGGGGATTTTGGATTTTTTTCATCGTCGATACCCAGGGCAGACCCTTGTTTTATTCGCTCTCTTCATCAGCCTGCCGATGATTACGAACATCGATACTGGCAATACGGATGTGTTGATTCTTGCACTATTGTTGGGGGCGTTCTACCTGGAGGATGGGTGGAAGGCGGGACTCTGTCTCGGGATCGCAGTTGCGATTAAATTTGCTCCCGTGGTGGCGGTGGTGTGGTTTCTGGGGAATCTGAGATGGCGGACCGCTGCCTGGGCGGTGGCGGTGAGTGGAGTCCTGGGTATAGCAGCGCTTGCTCGATGGGGTGCAAGTTATTACTTGGAGTTTTTCCATCACCTGGTGGCGCATGCGGACCCGAACCGACCGAGAGTTGCGCACCAGTTTACGACGCTGAAGATGTTCGACGGATTTCTGCTTACACCGCAGGGAACGTTTGCGTTTCAACATGACATCTGCGGCTATGTGCAGAATCCCCTCCGATACTTAGGAAAGCCTGCCGGTGCCGTTGGTGTGGCGCTTCTGCTTATGTTTTTTGTGTGGCTGTTCGGGAGCGTTCGGGGGAGGCTGTTTAATGCGGAGCAGAGTTTTTTTCTGTTTCTTGTGGTGAGTCTGCTTGCGAATCACCTGTTGTGGCCGATGGGTCTGGTGGCGTGTTTTCCGCTGCTGATTTTGTTGGTTGCTTCAGCGAAGACTCCGAATCTGGCTGCATTGCTTTTGCTGGCACCGCTGATGATGACGGTACAGCTCGTGGGGCAACTCAACTTTACGGTGTGGATGATTGTTGCGGGGTATTGGGTGTTTCGGAACGGCTGGTTGCGGGGGGCGACCAGCCGTTCGACGTTAGAGTTCGCTTCGTAACGTTATTTTTTCTCGGTTGTTTTTTCGGTTTGGGCCAGGAAGTCGATGAGGTATTGCTTCCATACGATGGCCTGGGTGTGGGTGCCGTGGCCGCGGGTGGCGTCGGAGATGGGGATGAGGATGAACTTTGCGTTGGGCATCTTCGTGACCATCTTTTCGGCGATGCCTAGTTCAGGCGGGTTGATGAAGTCGTCGGCAGAGTTGATCCATAGGACCGGCGCGGTGATGGTCGCCAGCTTTGGGGCTGGGTTGTAGTTGCGCGATGCGTTGACGTAGTAAAGGAAGTTGTTGGCGTCGGTGTTGGCGATGTCGGCGGTGATGACGCGGTCGATGTAGGCCTCGGCCTGGACGCGGGTGGGAAAGTTTTTCT is drawn from Edaphobacter lichenicola and contains these coding sequences:
- a CDS encoding alpha-mannosidase; this translates as MRLRQLSLALLLSSAMLFAQSFTPIREQKNLSPSAIAKLHTLETLNSLPAGDWRFHVGDIPHGESTTLDDSSWTLVQTKSKAPHEAVWYRRTIEVPKTLNGYDITGSRVSFQFRSYANGAVPEIVYFNGKRVALGEDLEPIVLFESARPGDKILVAVKLLQTVDDKSFSDVRLDIEPNPNATNGRPSPDDIRIQCITAANLLPALPTPRKDLLPKVEEAVATIDTNALAAGDQAAFDKSLRKAQEILTPLHPVLSQAKIDLAGNSHIDAAWLWPKSETIDVVKRTFTTALQLMNEYPDYTFSQSAAQYTEWMAEKYPALNDQIKQRVKEGRWEIVGGMWVEPDLNLPDGESQVRQLLIGQRVFHDQYGVVARIGWNPDSFGYNWQTPQIYKRSGLDYFVTQKMHWNDTNQLPFRLFWWESPDGSKVLTYFPTDYVHDNVLPSRISADFAESADRNPGTTEMLDLYGIGDHGGGPTRAMLDQADHWIAAGKQDAVPTMRYHTAQNYFTSVEKNLNPTSPTWDYDSIAKGYTAPPSANGALGIPTWKDELYFEYHRGVYTTQAAHKRNMRTSEVATLDAEKLASLAWLDGQPYPNAELTDNWKKITFNGFHDLAAGSGIAIIYKDAQREYTEVFNSDALITNAARETLANQIDTAKQPGVPLLVTNTLAWPRKETIQINLQTPEAGELTLADDAGNKLPYEDLNEGTNIREHTVLATVDVPALGFTVLHATASSSPQQARGYENAPADLTLANDKLKVTIDPKTGCITQISDPAMAHKYLAPNSCGNQLQAFADTPKQYDAWNIDPGTLDKAPSIIDHVDSIHVVRYSPLRKTILISRHWQKSTFTQSISLDAGADHVDITNDIDWHETHVLLKAAFPLAATSGKATYEIPYGSIERPTTRNNSWEKAQFEVPAMRWADLGDDKQGVSILNDSKYGYDAVGNTLRITLLRSPTWPDAEADRGHQHFVYSIYPHTGTWKQAQTVRRGYELNDPLKAQQVFAHTGTLPAEHSFASVENPNVTLTAIKKAEDSDALVFRMYEWAGTATEVKLHIPHGATYAVESNMMEKPEGNHLPLTGDVVTVPIKPYEILTLQAIYPSHTEAAK
- a CDS encoding YegP family protein → MSGTFEIKKAKDGEFYFHLKASNGQIILASEMYVAKSSAENGIESVKKNAPTDSNYERKDTKNGQYMFNLKAANHQVIGTSETYTTTTARDGGIESVKTNAPKAAIHDLTT
- a CDS encoding serine hydrolase domain-containing protein; amino-acid sequence: MINFRERATAVFGLGFVGFVIVGTVAAQSSLPAASVSQIDAAAASVMTATGVPSASVAVVQGGKIAFVKAYGKARLEPVMMAEPGMQYSIGSVSKQFTAALILLLVQDGKVKLDDPVGKYLPELTRANEVTVRQVLSMTSGYQDFWPEDYVMTSMMKPTNPQQILDVWGKKALDFEPGTKWQYSNTNYVIAGRIAEIVPGKPLIEQLQERIFRPLKMTGVFNSDASRLPASDPTGYYQHALGPLRPAPQEGTGWMFAAGELAMPASDLALWNISLMNRALLAPASYDEMFREVKLKDGSGTHYGLGVFVGEQSGHPAVWHSGEVSGFVSQNTVFPDDKVAVTVLTNEDASSAAGALAQKIESVLLGGAEGSSESAAAEERALKIFSGLQEGRIDRSQLTAFCDAYFTTEAVQDFATSLKPLGTPSSFKQVVEEQRGGMTFRVFKVGFAGKQVRVTTYEEPDGKFEQYLVIPAGG
- a CDS encoding protein kinase domain-containing protein yields the protein MMELWTEYEGRTIDGTFRLTKLIRPEGRSAFFSTSNGTGVPTVIRLIESHFDDDEILARWRGVQALDHVNLIKLKSFGQVTVDETSLVYAVMEPVEANLGEILAERRLTVVETKQVATSLVSALEALHSNGFVHEHIEPANVLAVGEEIKLRSDCIRETPEGDEGSELKRWDVYDLSVVFLQALTQHKTLEEAERELPLQAPFDEIVRKGMSGEWGLAEIAAALNLKADVPPVVRASAAEPKVEVERPVASLPETKPMAARGVPVRVDEVDGEPRGIEVRRLVIGVGAMLLLLVVWFFVHGRAKSNGAVPQTVAAPSVAQGSDAAAPSTTPTTEAPAAVPDAGPAAAAPASVPSPSVPVTGDARGQWRVVAYTYNREAQAQQKAASVAAKHPELKPEVFTPNGHAPYLVAVGGTMSRDEAFALVKKAKAQGALPRDSYAQNYRR
- a CDS encoding glycosyltransferase family 87 protein; this encodes MPLIIPAAMSAASQRGRFFDSDLSPRAVLIGLMLLVSCLYFNLAETSYLDDFRAFYVAGMATHDHLDPYVNHVDLDERYADALWVRADSRYIYPPTALFFLSPLSRLPYKYAKLLFAMLMVLTMVGILDFFHRRYPGQTLVLFALFISLPMITNIDTGNTDVLILALLLGAFYLEDGWKAGLCLGIAVAIKFAPVVAVVWFLGNLRWRTAAWAVAVSGVLGIAALARWGASYYLEFFHHLVAHADPNRPRVAHQFTTLKMFDGFLLTPQGTFAFQHDICGYVQNPLRYLGKPAGAVGVALLLMFFVWLFGSVRGRLFNAEQSFFLFLVVSLLANHLLWPMGLVACFPLLILLVASAKTPNLAALLLLAPLMMTVQLVGQLNFTVWMIVAGYWVFRNGWLRGATSRSTLEFAS